Proteins from a genomic interval of Aureimonas sp. AU20:
- a CDS encoding M20 aminoacylase family protein: MPVSQSLQDTASDLAAWRQTLHAMPELLYEVHDTAGFIAAQLRAFGCDEVATGIGRTGVVGIAKGVGGAKGQAAGRTIALRADMDALPIVEETGVAYASQRPGAMHACGHDGHMAMLLGAARELCATRRFAGTVAFVFQPAEEGGAGAKAMIDDGLLERFGIEEVYGMHNLPGLPVGTFAINPGPIMAATDEFSIQLDGRGGHAAIPHQTRDPILAGAALVQALQQIVSRNVDPLDSLVVSVTQFHSGFARNVIPEGATVSGTVRSLRLETQSFAETRIREIAAGIASAHGLAAETIYNRNYPVTLNDAAKAAFCGDVAAEIVGEANVRRAIPPLMGGEDFAFMLEQRPGAFLFIGNGPSAGLHHPRYDFCDEALSVGASYWVELTERALPLAA, encoded by the coding sequence ATGCCCGTTTCGCAGAGCCTTCAAGACACAGCTTCCGACCTCGCCGCCTGGCGCCAGACGCTCCATGCCATGCCCGAACTTCTCTACGAGGTCCATGACACCGCGGGTTTCATCGCGGCCCAGCTGCGGGCGTTCGGCTGCGACGAGGTGGCGACCGGCATCGGACGCACCGGCGTCGTCGGCATCGCGAAGGGCGTGGGGGGCGCGAAGGGACAGGCAGCCGGGCGGACGATCGCGCTGCGCGCCGACATGGACGCGCTGCCGATCGTGGAGGAAACGGGCGTCGCCTATGCCTCGCAGCGCCCCGGCGCCATGCATGCCTGCGGCCATGACGGGCACATGGCCATGCTGCTGGGCGCCGCGCGCGAGCTTTGCGCCACGCGCCGCTTCGCCGGCACGGTCGCCTTCGTGTTCCAGCCGGCCGAAGAAGGCGGGGCAGGCGCCAAGGCGATGATCGACGACGGGCTTCTGGAGCGGTTCGGCATCGAGGAAGTCTACGGAATGCACAATCTGCCGGGCCTGCCGGTCGGCACGTTCGCCATCAATCCCGGGCCGATCATGGCCGCGACCGACGAATTCTCGATCCAGCTGGACGGGCGCGGCGGGCATGCCGCGATCCCGCATCAGACGCGGGACCCGATCTTGGCCGGAGCCGCCTTGGTGCAGGCGCTGCAACAGATCGTCTCGCGCAACGTCGATCCCTTGGATTCGCTGGTCGTGTCGGTGACGCAGTTCCACTCGGGCTTCGCGCGCAACGTCATTCCCGAAGGCGCCACCGTGTCGGGCACGGTGCGCTCGCTTCGGCTGGAAACGCAGAGCTTCGCCGAAACGCGCATTCGCGAGATCGCCGCCGGCATCGCCAGCGCGCATGGACTTGCCGCCGAGACGATCTACAACCGAAACTACCCCGTGACGCTCAACGACGCCGCAAAAGCGGCTTTCTGCGGTGACGTCGCGGCGGAGATCGTGGGCGAGGCGAATGTGCGGCGCGCCATCCCGCCCTTGATGGGCGGCGAGGATTTCGCCTTCATGCTGGAGCAGCGTCCGGGCGCGTTCCTGTTCATCGGCAACGGGCCGAGCGCCGGGCTGCACCACCCGCGTTACGACTTCTGCGACGAGGCGCTGAGCGTCGGCGCGTCCTACTGGGTCGAGCTCACCGAGCGCGCGCTGCCCCTGGCGGCGTGA
- a CDS encoding CobW family GTP-binding protein yields MSGPVPVTVLTGFLGAGKTSFLNRLLRAPEARDTAVIVNEFGEVGIDHLLVETARDGVIELADGCICCTVRGDLVDTLAELVDRVQTGRLAPFRRVVIETTGLADPTPILAMLMAHPVLLQHFALDGVVTLVDAVTGAASLAERAEAQRQVACADRLLVTKTDLEAGWNGLRSVLAALNPRAPIRDAAGAGAADVFGCGLLDPQTRQADLRRWMGEAALDHGHEGHDHHHHHEHVCGHAHGEPCDHESHARPHAHGAVASFSLVHDAPIASSDLEAFLDLLFMRQGDRLLRMKAVVRLREDEVRPLVLHGVRTYLHPPVRLPAWPTGEAPRSRLVLIGDGLDERLVRDLFAAFTGAARIDAPDRAALLDNPLALGSHTY; encoded by the coding sequence ATGTCCGGTCCGGTTCCCGTCACGGTGCTGACGGGCTTTCTCGGCGCCGGCAAGACGAGCTTTCTCAATCGGCTCCTTCGTGCGCCCGAAGCGCGCGACACGGCGGTGATCGTCAACGAGTTCGGCGAGGTCGGGATCGACCATCTGCTTGTGGAGACGGCGCGCGACGGCGTGATCGAACTGGCCGACGGCTGCATCTGCTGCACTGTGCGCGGCGATCTCGTGGACACGCTGGCCGAGCTGGTGGACCGTGTACAGACCGGGCGCCTCGCGCCCTTTCGCCGTGTCGTGATCGAGACCACGGGTCTTGCCGATCCGACGCCGATCCTCGCCATGCTCATGGCCCATCCCGTGCTGCTCCAGCATTTCGCGCTGGACGGCGTGGTGACGCTGGTGGACGCGGTGACCGGGGCCGCCTCGCTCGCCGAGCGCGCGGAAGCGCAGCGGCAAGTCGCCTGCGCCGACCGGCTCCTCGTCACCAAGACCGATCTCGAAGCCGGTTGGAACGGGCTTCGCTCGGTGCTTGCCGCCCTCAACCCGCGCGCGCCGATCCGCGATGCGGCTGGGGCGGGCGCGGCGGATGTCTTCGGCTGCGGCCTGCTCGACCCGCAAACCCGCCAGGCCGACCTCCGGCGATGGATGGGCGAGGCCGCGCTCGATCATGGGCACGAGGGGCACGACCACCATCACCATCACGAGCACGTCTGCGGCCACGCCCATGGCGAGCCCTGCGACCACGAGAGCCATGCGCGGCCACATGCGCATGGCGCCGTCGCCTCCTTCTCGCTGGTTCACGACGCGCCGATCGCTTCTTCGGACTTGGAGGCGTTTCTCGACCTCCTGTTCATGCGGCAGGGCGACCGGCTGCTGCGCATGAAGGCGGTCGTGCGCCTGCGCGAGGACGAAGTGCGGCCGCTCGTCCTGCATGGCGTTCGAACCTATCTCCATCCGCCGGTGCGCCTGCCGGCCTGGCCAACGGGGGAGGCGCCGCGCTCGCGCCTCGTCCTGATCGGAGACGGGCTGGACGAGCGGCTGGTGCGCGATCTCTTCGCCGCCTTCACCGGCGCGGCCCGCATCGACGCGCCGGACCGCGCCGCGCTTCTGGACAACCCGCTGGCGCTCGGCTCCCACACCTACTGA
- a CDS encoding BA14K family protein, protein MRRFSQVFMALVVLGTGSVTFSAPAEAQSFRERQRFVERFCARNPGARDCREFRRDARRWDDRRYNRWYRDNYRDRRDSTAATIFGLAAGAALGAAAAGNAQGGAAVSRDQVARCAARYRTYDPRTNTYVANSAGERRICRL, encoded by the coding sequence ATGCGTCGTTTCAGTCAGGTCTTTATGGCCCTCGTGGTTTTGGGAACCGGCAGCGTCACCTTCAGCGCGCCCGCCGAGGCGCAGAGCTTCCGGGAGCGGCAGCGGTTCGTGGAGCGCTTCTGCGCCCGCAACCCAGGCGCGCGCGACTGCCGCGAATTCCGGCGCGATGCCCGGCGTTGGGACGACCGCCGCTACAATCGCTGGTATCGCGACAACTACCGCGACCGCCGCGATTCCACAGCGGCGACGATTTTCGGCCTCGCGGCCGGCGCGGCGCTCGGCGCGGCGGCGGCCGGCAATGCCCAGGGCGGCGCGGCGGTGAGCCGCGATCAGGTCGCCCGCTGCGCCGCGCGCTACCGCACCTACGATCCGCGTACCAACACCTATGTCGCCAACAGCGCGGGCGAGCGCCGCATCTGCCGCCTCTGA
- a CDS encoding putative DNA modification/repair radical SAM protein — protein MAKMTLMDKLAILSDAAKYDASCASSGTTRRDSMRSGGIGSTEGSGICHAYAPDGRCISLLKILMTNFCIYDCVYCVNRSSSNVARARFTVEEVVKLTMAFYKRNYIEGLFLSSGIIRSSDHTMEEMVRIARKLRMEENFSGYIHLKTIPDAAPRLIEEAGLFADRLSINIELPTDVALESLAPEKKPRDIRRSMGHLRMKIDEGKGEARDRIKPPRFAPGGQSTQMIVGADGADDETILTRSENLYGNYRLRRVYYSAFSPIPDASNRLPSAKPPLMREHRLYQADWLMRFYGFDRDEIVSGGEGGMLDLQIDPKLAWALRNRDKFPVDVNKADRDMLLRVPGLGTRSVDAILSSRRHRTLRLDDVARLCRSIEKLRPFVCTLDWTPGTRLDGENLRSQLTRTSKPEQLSLF, from the coding sequence ATGGCCAAGATGACATTGATGGACAAGCTCGCGATCCTCAGCGACGCGGCGAAATACGATGCATCCTGCGCCTCGAGCGGCACGACGCGTCGCGACTCGATGAGGAGCGGTGGAATCGGCTCCACGGAAGGCTCGGGCATCTGCCACGCCTATGCGCCGGACGGGCGATGCATCTCGCTGCTCAAGATCCTGATGACGAACTTCTGCATCTACGACTGCGTCTACTGCGTGAACCGCTCCTCCTCGAACGTCGCCCGGGCGCGCTTCACGGTGGAGGAGGTGGTGAAGCTCACCATGGCCTTCTACAAGCGCAATTATATCGAGGGCCTGTTCCTCTCCTCGGGCATCATCCGAAGCTCCGACCATACGATGGAGGAGATGGTCCGCATCGCCCGCAAGCTGCGGATGGAGGAGAACTTCTCCGGCTACATCCATCTCAAGACCATTCCCGACGCGGCGCCCCGGCTGATCGAGGAGGCCGGCCTCTTCGCCGACCGCCTGTCGATCAATATCGAGCTGCCGACCGACGTCGCCCTGGAGAGCCTGGCGCCCGAGAAGAAGCCGCGCGACATCCGCCGCTCCATGGGCCACCTGCGCATGAAGATCGACGAGGGCAAAGGCGAGGCGCGGGATCGGATCAAGCCGCCGCGCTTCGCGCCGGGCGGCCAGTCCACGCAGATGATCGTCGGCGCCGACGGCGCGGACGACGAGACGATCCTCACCCGGTCGGAAAATCTCTACGGCAACTACCGGCTGCGCCGGGTCTACTATTCCGCCTTCTCGCCCATTCCCGACGCCTCGAACCGGCTGCCGTCCGCCAAGCCACCGCTGATGCGCGAGCACCGCTTGTATCAGGCGGACTGGCTCATGCGCTTCTATGGGTTCGACCGAGACGAGATCGTCTCGGGCGGGGAGGGCGGGATGCTCGATCTCCAGATCGATCCCAAGCTCGCCTGGGCACTGCGCAACAGGGACAAGTTCCCGGTCGACGTGAACAAGGCGGACCGAGACATGCTCCTGCGCGTTCCCGGCCTCGGCACCCGCTCGGTGGACGCGATTCTCTCCTCGCGACGGCACCGCACGTTGCGACTCGACGATGTCGCCCGGCTCTGTCGCTCCATCGAAAAGCTGCGCCCGTTCGTCTGCACGTTGGATTGGACGCCGGGAACGCGACTGGACGGCGAAAATTTGCGTAGCCAACTAACGCGCACGTCAAAGCCCGAGCAGCTCTCGCTTTTTTGA
- a CDS encoding DUF924 family protein, which translates to MSDYSIDPQTIVDFWRDLGPERWFARDDELDATIAQRFGDVYERAAAGELDAWAEEPNGALALVLLLDQFPRNMFRGTPRAFATDEKALRLAKAALARGDHYHVGEDINQFFALPLMHSEALADQEECVRWMGEIGEENVSYAEEHRDIVSRFGRFPHRNAILGRDTTPGEQAFLDGGGFAG; encoded by the coding sequence ATGAGCGATTACTCGATCGACCCGCAGACCATCGTCGATTTCTGGCGCGATCTCGGCCCCGAGCGCTGGTTCGCGCGCGACGACGAGCTGGACGCGACGATCGCTCAGCGTTTCGGCGATGTCTACGAGCGCGCGGCGGCCGGCGAACTCGACGCCTGGGCGGAGGAGCCAAACGGCGCGCTGGCGCTCGTTCTGCTGCTCGACCAGTTTCCGCGCAACATGTTTCGCGGCACGCCGCGCGCCTTCGCGACCGACGAGAAAGCGCTGCGCCTCGCCAAAGCGGCGCTTGCGCGGGGGGACCATTATCATGTGGGCGAGGACATCAACCAGTTCTTCGCCTTGCCGCTGATGCATTCGGAGGCGCTGGCCGACCAGGAAGAGTGCGTGCGCTGGATGGGGGAGATCGGCGAGGAGAACGTCTCCTACGCCGAGGAGCATCGCGACATCGTCTCCCGCTTCGGCCGTTTTCCTCATCGAAACGCGATCCTCGGCCGGGACACAACACCGGGCGAACAAGCCTTTCTCGATGGCGGGGGCTTCGCCGGGTAG
- a CDS encoding helix-turn-helix domain-containing protein — MVEMQYGVSELKAERDPIDVQVGARLRLIRTSRRVSLEELGRRIGVTYQQIQKYETGANRISASTLYRIAKAFETSPMFFFEGLDETEASRPVASRETLQSSIALSRIPDVEVRHRLRALIEALDPESGR; from the coding sequence ATGGTCGAGATGCAATATGGAGTTTCCGAGTTGAAGGCCGAACGCGATCCTATTGATGTGCAGGTGGGCGCGCGCTTGCGTTTGATCCGCACCTCCCGTCGCGTGTCCCTGGAAGAACTGGGGCGCCGGATCGGCGTGACCTACCAGCAGATTCAGAAATACGAGACCGGTGCCAACCGAATCAGCGCCAGCACGCTGTATCGAATCGCCAAGGCCTTCGAGACGAGCCCGATGTTCTTCTTCGAAGGGCTGGACGAGACCGAGGCATCCCGGCCCGTGGCGAGCCGCGAAACGCTGCAGTCCTCCATCGCGCTGTCGCGCATTCCCGATGTCGAGGTGCGCCATCGCCTGCGCGCGCTGATCGAGGCGCTGGACCCCGAAAGCGGTCGCTAA
- a CDS encoding sulfurtransferase TusA family protein — MTAEGLDRKSAEANKGAARGETDLCGRLDLRGLKCPLPALRTRKALSRRAPGSRLSVLADDPLAPLDLAHLCRMEGHEAEPPVTLEGGGWRFEITKGERPASAPQ, encoded by the coding sequence ATGACGGCTGAAGGCTTAGATAGGAAGAGTGCCGAGGCGAACAAAGGCGCAGCACGCGGCGAGACCGATCTTTGCGGGCGGCTCGATCTGCGCGGCCTGAAATGCCCCCTGCCCGCCCTGCGCACCAGGAAGGCGCTCAGCCGGCGTGCACCGGGCAGCCGGCTCAGCGTCCTCGCCGACGATCCGCTCGCCCCGCTCGATCTCGCGCATCTGTGCCGAATGGAGGGCCACGAGGCCGAGCCGCCCGTAACCCTTGAGGGCGGTGGCTGGCGATTCGAGATCACGAAGGGCGAACGCCCGGCGAGCGCGCCTCAGTAG
- a CDS encoding (2Fe-2S)-binding protein: MTEISVVVNGRKMQGQAEDRVLLVQFLRDTLGLTGTHVGCDTSQCGACIVHVDGRAVKSCTMLAVQAEGCEITTIEGIAKGQELHPVQAAFREHHGLQCGYCTPGMIMTAVDMIRRHDGVLDEKTVRDELDGNICRCTGYHNIVKAVLAAAETMRAAPTEQRIAAE; this comes from the coding sequence ATGACCGAAATTTCTGTGGTGGTGAACGGCCGCAAGATGCAGGGCCAGGCGGAGGATCGCGTTCTCCTCGTCCAGTTCCTGCGCGATACGCTCGGGCTCACCGGCACCCATGTCGGCTGCGACACGTCGCAATGCGGCGCCTGCATCGTGCATGTCGACGGGCGCGCGGTGAAATCCTGCACCATGCTGGCCGTGCAGGCCGAGGGCTGCGAGATCACCACGATCGAGGGCATCGCCAAGGGGCAGGAGCTGCATCCCGTCCAGGCCGCGTTTCGCGAGCATCACGGGCTTCAGTGCGGCTACTGCACGCCGGGCATGATCATGACCGCCGTGGACATGATCCGTCGCCATGACGGCGTTCTCGACGAGAAGACCGTGCGCGACGAGCTGGACGGCAATATCTGCCGCTGCACCGGCTACCACAACATCGTGAAGGCGGTTCTGGCCGCCGCCGAGACCATGCGCGCCGCGCCCACTGAGCAGCGCATCGCCGCCGAATAG
- a CDS encoding xanthine dehydrogenase family protein molybdopterin-binding subunit encodes MGIEGFGARVLRKEDRRFITGRGRYTDDMVVPGMKFAAFVRSPHAHARIKGIDAEAVRDMPGVIDILTGDQLKADGIGNLICGWAVSSKDGSPMKMGEWPALAVGTVRHVGQAVAVVVADTKLQARDAAEAVAVDYEVLDAVVEGPSALADGAPQIHPEAPNNLCFDWELGDQSATEAAFARAAHVTRLDIVNNRLVPNAMEPRAALGVYDPADDHYTVWTTSQNPHVARLVMSAFYNVAPEHKLRVIAPDVGGGFGSKIYIYPEEIVCLWASKRTGVPVKWTSDRSEAFLTDAHGRDHHTHVEMAIDADHKVIGLRVETVANLGAYMSLFSSATPTYLYATLLSGQYDIPAIYANVKAVYTNTVPVDAYRGAGRPEATYVIERTMETAARELGLSPDEFRRRNFIQSFPHQTPVIMNYDTGDFPATLDAAQKAADVAGFEARRAEAKTRGKLRGLGYSCYIEACGIAPSKAVGSLGAGVGLWESAEVRVNPVGTIEILTGSHSHGQGHETTFAQLVSERFGLPLDNVQVIHGDTDKVQFGMGTYGSRSGAVGMSAISKALDKVELKAKKIAAHLLEASDDDIVIENGEVKVAGTDRKLAWHEVALGAYTGHNLPDGMEPGLKEGAFYDPQNFTFPAGCYICEVEVDAETGKTEIVQFVAADDFGRIVNPMIVEGQVHGGLAQGIGQALLEGVHYDESGQLVTASYNDYAMPRAWDLPMFEVLTTETPCTTNPLGIKGCGEAGAIGSPPAVINAITDAIGTNELSMPATPEKVWRALRSVGAAL; translated from the coding sequence ATGGGTATCGAAGGGTTCGGCGCGCGGGTGCTGCGCAAGGAAGACCGCCGCTTCATCACGGGCCGAGGGCGCTACACCGACGACATGGTGGTGCCCGGCATGAAGTTCGCCGCCTTCGTGCGCTCGCCGCACGCCCATGCGCGGATCAAGGGCATCGATGCCGAGGCCGTGCGCGACATGCCCGGCGTCATCGACATCCTGACCGGCGATCAGCTGAAGGCCGACGGGATCGGCAATCTCATTTGCGGCTGGGCCGTCTCGTCCAAGGACGGCTCGCCCATGAAGATGGGCGAATGGCCGGCGCTGGCGGTGGGCACGGTGCGCCATGTGGGCCAGGCCGTGGCCGTGGTGGTGGCCGACACCAAGCTCCAGGCGCGCGACGCGGCGGAAGCCGTGGCGGTGGACTACGAGGTACTCGACGCCGTCGTGGAAGGGCCGTCGGCGCTGGCGGACGGCGCGCCGCAGATCCACCCGGAAGCCCCGAACAATCTCTGCTTCGACTGGGAGCTCGGCGACCAGAGCGCCACGGAGGCCGCCTTCGCCCGCGCCGCTCACGTGACGCGGCTCGACATCGTGAACAACCGTCTGGTGCCCAACGCCATGGAGCCGCGCGCCGCGCTCGGCGTCTACGATCCGGCGGACGATCATTACACGGTCTGGACCACCTCGCAGAACCCGCATGTCGCGCGTCTGGTGATGAGCGCCTTCTACAATGTGGCGCCTGAGCACAAGCTGCGTGTCATCGCGCCCGATGTCGGCGGCGGCTTCGGCTCCAAGATCTACATCTATCCCGAAGAGATCGTCTGCCTCTGGGCCTCCAAGCGCACCGGCGTTCCCGTGAAATGGACCTCGGACCGATCGGAAGCCTTCCTCACCGACGCGCATGGGCGCGACCATCACACGCATGTGGAAATGGCGATCGACGCCGACCATAAGGTGATCGGCCTCCGGGTCGAGACGGTCGCCAATCTCGGCGCCTACATGTCGCTGTTTTCCTCGGCGACTCCGACCTATCTCTACGCCACGCTCCTGTCGGGCCAGTACGACATCCCCGCAATCTACGCCAATGTGAAGGCGGTCTACACCAACACCGTGCCGGTGGACGCCTATCGCGGCGCCGGCCGGCCCGAGGCGACCTACGTGATCGAGCGGACGATGGAGACGGCGGCGCGAGAGCTCGGCCTTTCGCCCGACGAATTCCGCCGCCGGAACTTCATCCAGTCCTTCCCCCATCAGACGCCCGTCATCATGAACTACGACACGGGCGACTTCCCCGCCACGCTCGATGCCGCGCAGAAGGCAGCCGATGTCGCCGGCTTCGAAGCGCGCCGGGCCGAGGCGAAGACGCGCGGCAAGCTGCGGGGCCTGGGCTACAGCTGCTATATCGAGGCCTGCGGCATTGCGCCGTCCAAGGCGGTCGGCTCGCTCGGCGCGGGTGTCGGCTTGTGGGAATCGGCCGAGGTGCGGGTCAATCCGGTCGGCACGATCGAGATCCTGACCGGCTCGCACAGCCACGGCCAGGGCCACGAGACGACCTTCGCCCAGCTCGTGTCCGAGCGCTTCGGCCTGCCGCTCGACAATGTGCAGGTGATCCACGGCGACACGGACAAGGTGCAGTTCGGCATGGGCACTTACGGCTCGCGCTCGGGCGCCGTCGGCATGTCGGCCATCTCCAAAGCCTTGGACAAGGTGGAGCTGAAGGCCAAGAAGATCGCCGCCCATCTCCTGGAAGCCTCCGACGACGACATCGTCATCGAGAATGGCGAGGTGAAGGTGGCGGGCACCGACCGCAAGCTGGCCTGGCATGAGGTCGCGCTCGGCGCCTATACCGGTCACAACCTGCCGGACGGGATGGAGCCGGGACTGAAGGAGGGCGCCTTCTACGACCCGCAGAACTTCACCTTCCCGGCCGGCTGCTACATCTGCGAGGTCGAGGTGGATGCCGAGACCGGCAAGACCGAGATCGTGCAGTTTGTCGCCGCCGACGATTTCGGCCGCATCGTCAATCCGATGATCGTCGAGGGGCAGGTGCATGGTGGCCTCGCGCAGGGCATCGGCCAGGCGCTGCTGGAAGGCGTGCACTACGACGAGTCGGGCCAGCTGGTGACGGCGAGTTACAACGACTACGCCATGCCCCGCGCCTGGGACCTGCCGATGTTCGAGGTGTTGACCACCGAGACGCCCTGCACCACCAATCCGCTCGGCATCAAGGGCTGCGGCGAGGCGGGGGCGATCGGCTCGCCGCCGGCCGTCATCAACGCCATCACGGACGCGATCGGCACCAACGAGCTGTCGATGCCCGCGACGCCCGAAAAGGTCTGGCGCGCGCTGCGCTCAGTCGGCGCGGCGCTCTGA
- a CDS encoding FAD binding domain-containing protein: MYETQYSRANSLAEAAQLLAQGGEEAKYLGGGMTLIPTMKARLAAPSALIDLRHVPEMKGITVEGRHVRIGGGVTHFEVATSRAIEAVAPGFTELANLIGDPAVRHMGTIGGVVANFDPAADYPAALLALGGTIETDRGEYGADEFFLGLFETALSEGEIVKAVRFEAPDASAYEKFRNPASRYAMCGVYVSRRGGDVRVAVTGAGANGAFRWKAAEAALSARFEPEAVEGLTVPEGDMIGDLHGSSEYRAALVPVVTKRAVRKAR; this comes from the coding sequence ATGTACGAGACCCAATACAGTCGCGCGAACTCCCTGGCCGAGGCCGCCCAGCTTCTTGCCCAGGGCGGCGAGGAAGCCAAGTATCTCGGCGGCGGCATGACGCTGATCCCGACCATGAAGGCGCGGCTCGCCGCCCCATCCGCGCTGATCGACCTTCGCCACGTGCCGGAGATGAAGGGCATCACGGTGGAGGGCCGCCATGTGCGGATCGGCGGCGGCGTCACGCATTTCGAGGTGGCGACCTCGCGCGCAATCGAGGCGGTGGCGCCGGGCTTCACCGAGCTCGCCAATTTGATCGGCGATCCCGCCGTGCGCCACATGGGCACGATCGGCGGCGTCGTCGCCAATTTCGATCCGGCGGCGGATTATCCCGCTGCACTTCTAGCGCTGGGCGGCACGATCGAGACAGACCGGGGCGAATATGGCGCGGACGAGTTCTTTCTCGGCCTGTTCGAAACGGCGCTGAGCGAGGGCGAGATCGTCAAGGCCGTCCGCTTCGAGGCGCCGGACGCTTCGGCCTACGAGAAGTTCCGCAACCCCGCCTCGCGCTATGCCATGTGCGGGGTCTACGTGTCCCGGCGCGGCGGCGATGTGCGCGTCGCCGTCACCGGCGCGGGCGCCAACGGCGCCTTCCGCTGGAAGGCGGCGGAAGCGGCCCTCTCGGCCCGCTTCGAGCCGGAGGCGGTGGAAGGGCTCACCGTGCCGGAAGGCGACATGATCGGCGATCTTCACGGCTCGTCCGAATACCGCGCTGCGCTGGTTCCGGTCGTCACCAAGCGGGCGGTGCGCAAGGCGCGCTGA
- a CDS encoding D-alanyl-D-alanine carboxypeptidase family protein: MRAKAQLRSFVLAALLAGAPLAGGAMAANTIAIDVATGKVLSQSNATQRWYPASTTKLMTAYLALKALEEGSVQLDTPVVMTRDAARQAPSKMGFPPGSVMRLDVALRMMLVKSANDVAYSIAQTLGGGSVEVFVAAMNRAAIDLGMQDTHYINPNGLPGEGQYSSAKDLGILGVAIRRQFPAFTDYFSTEAIAAGQAVMKNGNGLLGRYKGADGMKTGYICASGFNLVASATRDNRTIVAVVLGAEGPIVRERLAAEVIENGFNTNPRSIRETVQDLPHSEGPPADISAAVCSAAGRTQRANERESEDTRAETFGSPYLTEVTRPPASVPVALGGAAAGRGFDAGISMIAAYGIPIPTPRPTESGEATSPERRALDARQNAMRPGSDLLDTADRVAGRAP, from the coding sequence ATGCGGGCGAAGGCTCAGCTGCGGAGTTTCGTTCTGGCCGCGTTGTTGGCGGGCGCGCCGTTGGCCGGCGGCGCCATGGCCGCCAATACGATCGCGATCGATGTCGCGACCGGCAAGGTCCTGTCGCAGTCCAACGCCACGCAGCGCTGGTATCCGGCCTCCACCACCAAGCTGATGACGGCCTATCTCGCGCTGAAGGCGCTGGAGGAGGGCAGCGTCCAGCTCGACACGCCCGTGGTGATGACGCGCGACGCGGCGCGCCAGGCGCCCTCCAAGATGGGCTTTCCGCCCGGCTCCGTGATGCGGCTCGACGTGGCGCTGCGCATGATGCTGGTGAAATCGGCCAACGACGTCGCCTATTCCATCGCCCAGACCTTGGGCGGCGGCTCGGTCGAGGTCTTCGTGGCCGCGATGAACCGCGCCGCGATCGACCTCGGAATGCAGGACACGCATTACATCAATCCGAACGGCCTGCCGGGCGAGGGGCAATATTCCAGCGCCAAGGATCTCGGCATCCTGGGCGTCGCCATCCGCCGGCAGTTCCCCGCCTTTACCGACTATTTCTCCACCGAGGCGATCGCCGCCGGGCAGGCCGTGATGAAGAACGGCAATGGGCTCCTCGGCCGCTACAAGGGCGCGGACGGCATGAAGACCGGCTATATCTGCGCGTCGGGCTTCAATCTCGTGGCCTCGGCCACCCGCGACAACCGCACGATCGTCGCCGTGGTGCTGGGTGCCGAGGGGCCGATCGTGCGCGAGAGGCTGGCGGCGGAGGTGATCGAGAACGGCTTCAACACCAATCCGCGCTCGATCCGGGAGACGGTGCAGGACCTGCCCCATTCCGAAGGGCCGCCCGCCGACATCAGCGCCGCGGTCTGCTCGGCCGCCGGGCGCACCCAGCGCGCCAACGAGCGCGAGAGCGAAGACACGCGCGCCGAGACCTTCGGCTCGCCCTATCTCACCGAGGTCACCCGCCCGCCGGCGAGCGTGCCGGTGGCGCTGGGCGGCGCGGCAGCCGGGCGCGGCTTCGACGCTGGCATTTCGATGATCGCCGCCTACGGCATTCCGATTCCGACGCCGCGCCCGACCGAAAGCGGCGAAGCGACCTCGCCCGAGCGGCGCGCGCTGGACGCCCGCCAAAACGCCATGCGGCCAGGCTCCGATCTTCTCGATACGGCCGATCGCGTCGCGGGGCGCGCGCCGTGA
- a CDS encoding BA14K family protein has protein sequence MRILLAVLTACTLATSLGTAEAQAWDNGPGYIGQPAPPPPPPGYYPPQRRHHNRINAGDALLGGALGLAAGALLGSALSQPQQAPPTYYPPQRPSYPAYGVAPPSYEDTVPARPVYRGPRQARYYDDYGTNTRDYRDGSRQAHVDACFDRYRSYDARTDTYIGNDGYRHRCNIW, from the coding sequence ATGCGTATTCTTCTTGCCGTCCTCACCGCCTGCACGCTGGCGACGAGCCTTGGCACTGCTGAGGCCCAGGCCTGGGACAACGGGCCGGGCTATATCGGCCAGCCCGCCCCGCCTCCGCCGCCTCCGGGCTACTATCCCCCGCAGCGCCGGCACCACAACCGGATCAATGCCGGCGACGCGCTTCTGGGCGGTGCGCTGGGGCTCGCCGCCGGCGCGCTTCTGGGCTCGGCCCTGTCGCAGCCCCAGCAGGCTCCCCCGACCTATTACCCGCCGCAGCGCCCATCCTACCCCGCCTATGGCGTCGCCCCGCCGAGCTACGAGGACACGGTTCCGGCCCGCCCGGTGTATCGTGGGCCGAGACAGGCGCGCTACTACGACGACTATGGCACCAACACGCGGGACTATCGCGACGGCTCGCGCCAAGCCCACGTGGACGCGTGTTTCGACCGGTATCGCTCCTACGATGCGCGCACCGACACCTATATCGGCAACGACGGATACCGGCACCGCTGCAATATCTGGTAG